Proteins from a single region of Flavobacterium sp. YJ01:
- a CDS encoding gluconokinase: MDQINNMEALYIGIDIGTTATKAVCFDKQGNVIRQIAKSYEMYHPKPEWSVQKPHEILQTVKECINEITNGIQPQFISFSSAMQSIIAIDENGKPLTDAILWADNRASGIAGKLKNSDQGKHFYQKTGIPIHPFSPFTKIAWFKEFDSELFSKTYKFISIKEYVWHYLTNEYYTDTSMASGTGLLNIHTLDWDDEVLDFLNITPHQLSKVCEVTHQCKGISDGFLYVIGGGDGALANLGTGAMNKNCIALTIGTSGAVRLPIDKPYLDEQMRTQCYHLMDNQYLTLGAVNNGAIILQWLKETLLNTTQSLEVLIEEAAKIPAGSDGLLFVPYLLGERAPIWDASAQGNLLGMQITHTKAHLVRATLEGILFGLFQITEILIPNPENRSKTKVMASGGFGKSELWLQMVADIFQMKVETSQTIEGSSWGAVLIGLKSLGEEITNDNKTGQTYFPNAKHKSVYEAAFNKFKKVYPLLKEF, translated from the coding sequence ATGGATCAAATAAATAATATGGAAGCATTGTATATTGGCATTGACATAGGAACAACAGCTACAAAAGCCGTTTGTTTTGATAAACAGGGAAATGTGATCCGACAAATTGCTAAGTCTTACGAAATGTATCATCCAAAGCCGGAATGGAGTGTTCAAAAACCACACGAAATTTTACAAACCGTAAAGGAATGTATTAACGAGATTACAAACGGAATTCAGCCTCAGTTTATCAGTTTTAGTTCGGCGATGCAAAGTATCATTGCCATTGATGAAAATGGAAAACCACTAACAGATGCTATTTTATGGGCAGATAACAGAGCTTCGGGAATTGCTGGAAAACTTAAAAATTCAGATCAGGGAAAACACTTTTATCAAAAAACCGGAATACCAATTCATCCTTTTTCTCCCTTCACAAAAATTGCTTGGTTCAAAGAATTTGACTCTGAGCTATTTTCCAAAACCTATAAATTCATCAGCATTAAAGAATATGTTTGGCATTATTTGACTAATGAATATTATACAGACACTTCAATGGCGTCCGGAACGGGATTGCTAAATATTCATACTTTAGATTGGGATGATGAAGTTTTAGATTTCTTAAACATCACGCCACATCAATTATCTAAAGTTTGCGAAGTCACACACCAATGCAAAGGAATTTCAGATGGTTTTCTTTATGTAATTGGCGGTGGCGACGGTGCGCTGGCCAATCTCGGAACAGGCGCCATGAACAAAAATTGTATTGCTTTAACTATTGGCACAAGCGGAGCAGTGCGACTGCCCATTGACAAACCGTATCTTGACGAGCAAATGCGCACGCAGTGTTATCATTTAATGGACAATCAATATCTAACTTTAGGTGCTGTCAATAATGGTGCGATAATTTTACAATGGCTGAAAGAAACTTTGCTTAATACAACACAATCTTTAGAAGTTCTTATTGAAGAAGCCGCAAAAATTCCTGCAGGTTCTGATGGACTGCTTTTTGTGCCTTATTTATTGGGAGAACGAGCGCCAATCTGGGATGCCTCGGCTCAAGGAAATCTTTTAGGAATGCAGATTACGCACACAAAAGCGCACTTGGTACGAGCCACTTTAGAAGGAATTTTATTTGGATTGTTCCAAATAACAGAAATTTTAATTCCGAATCCTGAAAATAGAAGTAAAACAAAAGTTATGGCCAGTGGGGGATTTGGTAAAAGCGAACTGTGGCTCCAAATGGTTGCTGATATTTTTCAGATGAAGGTTGAAACCTCCCAAACTATCGAAGGATCTTCTTGGGGCGCTGTTCTTATAGGTTTAAAATCACTTGGCGAGGAGATTACAAATGATAACAAAACAGGACAAACATATTTTCCTAATGCGAAACATAAAAGTGTATATGAAGCTGCATTCAATAAATTTAAAAAAGTATATCCTTTACTGAAGGAGTTTTAA
- a CDS encoding mechanosensitive ion channel domain-containing protein: MEDFVQDVFKHLENYYYSVVDLTPKFILAIVVILVSWFIAARVGIFAGNRLKARMHDRLLATFIARLIKSVLIIIGVLFMFKIIGLDGVAQSMLAGAGISAFVIGFALKDIGENFLAGILLAFKRPFNIGDIIESNGVKGEVINLNLRDTEVKSDSKIIYIPNALLIKNTLINYNSEGFLLQTFTVGLEYGSDYKRAIELVKEVLHKNEDVTDKDYADSAVITDVAAAGVIQLNIRYWVKTGPNAKNSECRSKIIGEVLNTLKENGFVLK; the protein is encoded by the coding sequence ATGGAAGATTTTGTTCAAGACGTTTTTAAGCATTTAGAAAATTATTATTACAGTGTAGTCGATCTTACGCCCAAATTTATTCTGGCAATTGTCGTAATTCTCGTTTCGTGGTTTATTGCGGCTAGAGTTGGCATTTTTGCAGGAAATCGCCTCAAAGCCAGAATGCACGACCGACTTTTGGCAACTTTTATTGCCCGTTTAATCAAATCGGTTTTGATTATTATTGGCGTTTTGTTTATGTTTAAAATTATTGGACTTGACGGAGTCGCACAAAGCATGCTTGCTGGTGCAGGAATTTCAGCTTTTGTAATTGGTTTTGCACTTAAAGATATTGGCGAAAATTTCCTTGCCGGAATTTTGCTGGCTTTTAAACGTCCTTTTAATATTGGTGATATTATAGAAAGTAATGGAGTAAAAGGAGAGGTTATAAACCTGAATCTTCGTGATACTGAAGTCAAAAGCGATTCTAAAATCATCTATATTCCAAATGCGCTTTTAATTAAAAATACACTCATCAACTATAATAGCGAGGGTTTTTTGCTTCAGACTTTTACTGTTGGACTCGAGTACGGTTCTGATTATAAGCGTGCCATAGAACTCGTAAAAGAAGTGCTTCATAAAAACGAAGACGTAACTGATAAAGATTACGCAGATTCGGCTGTTATTACTGATGTTGCGGCTGCGGGAGTTATTCAGCTTAATATTCGGTATTGGGTAAAAACGGGGCCTAATGCTAAAAATTCTGAATGTCGCTCTAAAATTATTGGGGAAGTTTTGAATACTTTGAAAGAAAATGGATTTGTTCTTAAATAA
- a CDS encoding cupin domain-containing protein yields the protein MKPINLIKTTLAVLFFQQIVFSQEVKKETTSTNPKYTIDNCVNHFDIDKATKTKVGYQYWFANKDFTQENTLKMSIVEPGKSTHAPHHHPEEEFFYILEGTAEFFLDGKTKIAGPNTSFYCPPNAEHGISNAGKTDLKYLVIKKDLK from the coding sequence ATGAAACCAATAAACCTCATAAAAACCACACTAGCGGTTCTGTTTTTTCAACAAATAGTATTTTCTCAAGAAGTAAAAAAAGAAACAACTTCAACAAATCCAAAATACACAATCGATAACTGTGTCAATCATTTTGATATTGACAAAGCCACGAAAACCAAAGTAGGGTATCAATATTGGTTTGCCAATAAAGATTTCACTCAAGAAAACACTTTAAAAATGAGCATTGTCGAACCTGGAAAATCTACGCACGCGCCACATCATCATCCCGAAGAAGAATTTTTCTATATTTTAGAAGGAACCGCCGAATTCTTCTTGGATGGAAAAACCAAAATCGCTGGTCCAAATACCAGTTTTTATTGTCCGCCAAATGCCGAACACGGAATTAGTAATGCAGGAAAAACAGACTTGAAATATTTGGTAATTAAGAAGGATTTGAAGTAA